The following are encoded together in the Primulina tabacum isolate GXHZ01 chromosome 18, ASM2559414v2, whole genome shotgun sequence genome:
- the LOC142532410 gene encoding uncharacterized protein LOC142532410 — protein sequence MDAYKSVFFGLVHVSDTTALKLKNAIYSYLSHYNLDVQNIRGQGYDGASIMRGEFNGLQALILKDCKSAYYVHCFAHRLQLALVAAAKNVTPIHQFFDKLTFIVNMVGASCKRNDELKEAHADDIAYLISINELETGRGLNRICNLQRAADMRWSSHFRSLSSLIKMFSATCTVLLKVMEDGLPSQRAEATSVYDEMNSFDFVFILHLMNEIMEITDVLCQTLQSKSQDILNAMELVSSTKKLIQELRDDKWDDLLEKVKSFCVARNIDVPDFSAQYVDRRGRARRHQGNFTIEHHYRVNFFYATIDSQLQEINVRFSEDAMELLMLSSALNPQNASDSLRYMDICKLVEKFYSQDFTNEEK from the coding sequence ATGGATGCATACAAGAGCGTTTTTTTTGGGCTTGTTCATGTGTCAGATACTACAGCTTTGAAATTAAAGAATGCTATAtattcttatttgagtcattacAATTTGGATGTCCAAAATATTAGAGGTCAAGGTTACGATGGTGCTAGCATTATGAGAGGTGAGTTCAATGGATTGCAAGCTTTGATTCTGAAAGATTGTAAGAGTgcttattatgttcattgcttTGCCCATCGATTGCAGTTGGCTCTTGTTGCGGCAGCAAAAAATGTAACTCCCATTCATCAGTTTTTTGATAAATTAACTTTCATAGTTAATATGGTTGGTGCTTCGTGCAAGCGTAATGATGAATTGAAGGAAGCTCACGCAGATGACATTGCTTATTTGATTTCTATTAATGAACTCGAGACAGGGCGTGGACTTAATCGGATATGTAATTTACAACGAGCAGCTGATATGCGTTGGAGTTCTCATTTTAGATCATTATCGAGCTTGATCAAGATGTTTAGTGCAACATGTACTGTATTGCTCAAAGTTATGGAAGATGGACTTCCTTCCCAAAGAGCAGAAGCAACGTctgtttatgatgaaatgaatTCATTTGATTTTGTATTCATATTGCATCTAATGAACGAGATTATGGAGATCACAGATGTGCTTTGTCAGACATTGCAAAGTAAGTCTCAAGATATTTTGAATGCAATGGAGCTAGTTTCAtctacaaaaaaattaattcaagagCTAAGGGATGACAAATGGGATGATTTGCTTGAAAAAGTGAAGTCCTTTTGTGTGGCTCGTAACATTGATGTTCCTGATTTTAGTGCTCAGTATGTTGATAGGCGAGGTCGAGCCCGTCGTCATCAAGGCAATTTCACCATTGAGCATCATTATAGGGTAAACTTTTTTTATGCCACTATAGATTCACAACTGCAAGAAATTAATGTGCGTTTTAGTGAAGATGCGATGGAGTTACTCATGCTTAGTTCTgctttaaatcctcaaaatgCAAGTGATTCATTGAGATATATGGATATATGCAAATTGGTTGAAAAGTTTTATTCACAAGATTTTACCAATGAAGAAAAATAA